The Streptomyces sp. NBC_01353 genome contains a region encoding:
- the ribD gene encoding bifunctional diaminohydroxyphosphoribosylaminopyrimidine deaminase/5-amino-6-(5-phosphoribosylamino)uracil reductase RibD, which translates to MRRAIALAARGLGSTSPNPIVGCVILDASGHQVGEGFHQRAGGPHAEIHALRAAGVLARGGTAYVTLEPCNHTGRTGPCAQALVEAGISRVVYAVGDPNAQATGGADTLRAAGVEVEQGLLEDEAEAGNIAWLTSVRLGRPFVRWKYAATLDGRIAAADGTSRWITSAESRADVHRLRAESDAVVVGSGTARTDDPHLAVRDIEDADQPLRVVVDTEASAVKPGARVLDDAARTVIAVAEDVLLEDTAHFPETWRLARASGGGLDIPELLAMLHQQGVRSVLLEGGPTLAGAFVAAGAVDQVVGYLAPVLLGAGPNALADAGITTITEALRLDVTETVRIGPDLRITATLKGA; encoded by the coding sequence ATGCGACGCGCCATCGCGCTCGCCGCCCGTGGTCTCGGCTCCACCAGCCCCAACCCGATCGTCGGCTGCGTCATCCTCGACGCCTCCGGACACCAGGTCGGCGAGGGCTTCCACCAGCGCGCCGGCGGCCCGCACGCCGAGATCCACGCCCTGCGCGCGGCCGGCGTCCTCGCCCGAGGCGGCACCGCCTACGTCACCCTCGAACCCTGCAACCACACCGGCCGCACCGGCCCCTGCGCCCAGGCGCTCGTCGAGGCCGGGATCAGCCGGGTCGTGTACGCGGTCGGCGACCCGAACGCGCAGGCCACCGGGGGTGCCGACACCCTGCGCGCGGCCGGCGTAGAGGTCGAGCAGGGCCTTCTGGAGGACGAGGCCGAGGCGGGCAACATCGCCTGGCTCACCTCCGTACGCCTCGGCCGCCCCTTCGTCCGCTGGAAGTACGCCGCCACCCTCGACGGCCGGATCGCCGCCGCCGACGGGACCTCCCGCTGGATCACCTCCGCGGAGTCCCGCGCCGACGTCCACCGGCTGCGCGCCGAGTCCGACGCCGTCGTCGTCGGCTCCGGCACCGCCCGCACCGACGACCCCCACCTGGCCGTACGGGACATCGAAGACGCGGACCAGCCGCTCCGGGTGGTCGTCGACACCGAGGCGAGCGCCGTGAAGCCAGGCGCCCGGGTCCTCGACGACGCGGCCCGCACCGTGATCGCCGTGGCCGAGGACGTCCTCCTGGAGGACACCGCCCACTTCCCCGAGACGTGGCGGCTGGCCCGCGCCTCCGGCGGCGGCCTCGACATCCCGGAGCTCCTCGCCATGCTCCACCAGCAGGGCGTGCGCTCCGTCCTCCTCGAAGGCGGGCCGACCCTGGCCGGTGCCTTCGTCGCCGCGGGAGCCGTCGACCAGGTCGTCGGCTATCTCGCCCCCGTACTCCTCGGCGCGGGCCCGAACGCCCTCGCCGACGCCGGAATCACCACCATCACCGAAGCGTTGCGGCTCGACGTCACCGAGACCGTGCGCATCGGACCCGATCTCCGTATCACCGCGACCCTCAAGGGAGCCTGA
- a CDS encoding SDR family oxidoreductase, whose translation MTTILVTGGTGTLGGPVCEKLRTEGHEVRVLSRHSPPYAVDLRRGGPLLDRAVDGVDAIVHCTNIMRHDEQAARLLIEAAHRSGVPHLLYISIVGVDRVPLGYYRTKYAVERLVQQSGLGWTILRTTQFHDLILRLLEGLAKPPVMLVPKAVRDQPMEVTEAAYRLAELAAGPPAGRVADMGGPEIRTFAELAAAYLRASGRQRRIVEIPLPGRVYRGLRHGGHLAPESAVGRVTFEEFLAARFDDGSASGQATT comes from the coding sequence ATGACCACGATCCTGGTGACCGGAGGCACGGGCACACTGGGCGGGCCCGTCTGCGAGAAGCTGCGCACGGAGGGCCACGAGGTACGGGTGCTCAGTCGGCACTCCCCGCCGTACGCCGTCGATCTGCGCAGGGGCGGCCCGCTCCTGGACCGGGCCGTGGACGGCGTGGACGCGATCGTCCACTGCACGAACATCATGCGCCACGACGAGCAGGCGGCCCGGCTGCTGATCGAGGCCGCGCACCGGTCCGGCGTACCGCATCTGCTGTACATCTCGATCGTCGGCGTGGACCGCGTACCGCTGGGCTACTACCGCACGAAGTACGCGGTCGAGCGACTGGTCCAGCAGTCGGGGCTCGGCTGGACGATCCTGCGGACCACCCAGTTCCACGACCTGATCCTGCGGCTCCTGGAAGGTCTGGCGAAGCCGCCGGTGATGCTGGTGCCGAAGGCCGTGCGGGACCAGCCGATGGAGGTCACCGAGGCCGCGTACCGCCTCGCGGAGCTCGCGGCGGGCCCGCCCGCAGGGCGCGTGGCGGACATGGGCGGCCCCGAGATCCGTACCTTCGCCGAGCTGGCCGCGGCGTATCTGCGGGCGAGCGGGAGGCAGCGGAGGATCGTCGAGATTCCCCTGCCGGGCCGGGTCTACCGGGGACTGCGTCACGGAGGCCATCTCGCGCCCGAGTCGGCGGTGGGGCGGGTGACGTTCGAGGAGTTCCTGGCGGCGCGGTTCGACGACGGAAGCGCCTCCGGCCAGGCCACGACCTAG
- a CDS encoding phosphoribosyl-ATP diphosphatase — translation MANKTFEELFAELKLKAENGDPATSRTAELVDKGVHAIGKKVVEEAAEVWMAAEYEGKEAAAEEISQLLYHVQVMMVARGISLDDVYAHL, via the coding sequence ATGGCGAACAAAACCTTCGAAGAGCTCTTCGCCGAGCTCAAGCTCAAGGCCGAGAACGGCGACCCGGCCACCTCCCGCACCGCGGAACTGGTGGACAAGGGCGTCCATGCCATCGGCAAGAAGGTCGTCGAGGAGGCCGCCGAGGTCTGGATGGCCGCCGAGTACGAGGGCAAGGAAGCCGCCGCCGAGGAGATCTCGCAGCTGCTGTACCACGTCCAGGTGATGATGGTCGCCCGCGGGATCTCCCTCGACGACGTCTACGCCCACCTCTGA
- the hisG gene encoding ATP phosphoribosyltransferase, producing the protein MLRIAVPNKGSLSGPASAMLHEAGYRQRKESKELVVIDPENEVEFFYLRPKDIAIYVASGKLDIGITGRDLLLDSGANAEEILPLNFGRSTFRYATRPGTANGPEDFHGMTIATSYEGIVAKHLADQGIDASVVHLDGAVETAIQLGVAQIIADVVETGTSLRNAGLEVIGEPILKSEAVVVRRNGADADQPQVQQFLRRLQGVLVARSYVMMDYDCRAEHLEQAVALTPGLESPTISPLHNEGWVAVRAMVPAKEAQRIMDDLYELGARAILTTAIHACRL; encoded by the coding sequence ATGCTGCGCATCGCCGTCCCCAACAAGGGTTCACTGTCCGGACCTGCGTCGGCGATGCTCCATGAGGCCGGCTACCGCCAGCGCAAGGAGTCCAAGGAGCTCGTGGTCATCGACCCCGAGAACGAGGTCGAGTTCTTCTACCTGCGGCCCAAGGACATCGCGATCTACGTGGCCTCGGGCAAGCTCGACATCGGCATCACCGGCCGTGACCTGCTGCTCGACTCCGGAGCCAACGCCGAGGAGATCCTCCCGCTGAACTTCGGCCGGTCGACCTTCCGCTACGCCACCCGACCCGGCACCGCGAACGGCCCCGAGGACTTCCACGGGATGACGATCGCCACCTCCTACGAGGGCATCGTCGCCAAGCACCTCGCCGACCAGGGGATCGACGCCTCCGTCGTCCACCTCGACGGCGCCGTCGAGACCGCCATCCAGCTCGGTGTCGCGCAGATCATCGCCGACGTCGTCGAGACCGGCACCAGCCTGCGCAACGCCGGCCTCGAGGTCATCGGCGAGCCGATCCTCAAGTCCGAGGCCGTGGTCGTCCGGCGCAACGGCGCCGACGCCGACCAGCCGCAGGTCCAGCAGTTCCTGCGCCGCCTTCAGGGCGTCCTGGTCGCCCGGTCGTACGTGATGATGGACTACGACTGCCGCGCCGAGCACCTGGAGCAGGCCGTGGCCCTCACCCCGGGCCTGGAATCGCCCACGATCTCCCCCCTGCACAACGAGGGCTGGGTCGCCGTCCGGGCCATGGTCCCGGCCAAGGAGGCGCAGCGGATCATGGACGACCTGTACGAGCTGGGTGCCCGCGCCATCCTGACGACGGCCATCCACGCCTGCCGCCTCTGA
- a CDS encoding PH domain-containing protein gives MSDAPMPTLPVTFRPARTRAVLLTIGTVMFAVITAVALMLEKLGPGERASFILTAALFLGVLTLLSRPKVVADDSGVTVVNITRTRRLAWAEILRVNLRPGDAWVFLDLSDGTSLPALGIQPGIAKEQAIRDARALRALADSRGTGPDAS, from the coding sequence ATGTCCGATGCGCCCATGCCCACCCTTCCGGTCACCTTCCGGCCGGCCCGCACCCGCGCGGTCCTGCTGACGATCGGGACCGTGATGTTCGCCGTCATCACCGCCGTCGCGCTGATGCTGGAGAAGCTGGGGCCGGGGGAGCGCGCGAGCTTCATCCTCACCGCGGCCCTCTTCCTCGGAGTGCTGACGCTGCTCAGCCGCCCCAAGGTCGTCGCCGACGACAGCGGTGTCACCGTCGTCAACATCACCCGGACGCGCCGACTCGCGTGGGCCGAGATCCTGCGGGTCAACCTGCGGCCCGGCGACGCCTGGGTCTTCCTGGACCTGAGCGACGGCACGAGCCTGCCCGCGCTCGGCATCCAGCCCGGCATCGCCAAGGAGCAGGCCATCCGCGACGCCCGCGCCCTGCGCGCCCTGGCCGACAGCCGCGGCACCGGACCCGACGCGAGCTGA
- a CDS encoding nicotinamide mononucleotide transporter family protein, whose product MWSDMIGNTIGLIALALGWRRSILTWPAQLLSGVILVGAYASAHLSGGVGKQLLVIGVAAWGWWQWNRGKQQAQDGSIAVRFASWKERGLLLAGAVLGTLAVGGLFTLYPSLSWSPWADAYIFVGTLVAMVAQARGLVEFWFAWLLVDLVGVPLAFNSGLAFSGLVYVIYFALVIWGMRDWWLRTRTTTALEGATA is encoded by the coding sequence ATGTGGTCCGACATGATCGGCAACACGATCGGTCTGATCGCCCTCGCGCTCGGCTGGCGGCGCTCCATACTCACCTGGCCCGCGCAGCTGCTCTCCGGCGTCATCCTCGTCGGCGCCTACGCCTCCGCCCACCTCAGCGGCGGTGTCGGCAAGCAGCTCCTGGTCATCGGCGTCGCCGCCTGGGGCTGGTGGCAGTGGAACCGGGGCAAGCAGCAGGCCCAGGACGGCTCCATCGCCGTCCGCTTCGCGAGCTGGAAGGAGCGCGGACTGCTCCTCGCCGGCGCGGTTCTCGGCACCCTCGCCGTCGGCGGCCTGTTCACCCTCTACCCGTCGCTCTCCTGGAGCCCGTGGGCCGACGCGTACATCTTCGTCGGCACGCTCGTCGCGATGGTCGCCCAGGCCCGCGGCCTGGTCGAGTTCTGGTTCGCCTGGCTCCTCGTCGACCTGGTCGGCGTCCCCCTCGCCTTCAACAGCGGCCTCGCCTTCTCCGGCCTGGTCTACGTCATCTACTTCGCCCTCGTCATCTGGGGCATGCGCGACTGGTGGCTCCGGACGCGTACCACCACCGCTCTGGAAGGAGCCACGGCATGA
- a CDS encoding bifunctional 3,4-dihydroxy-2-butanone-4-phosphate synthase/GTP cyclohydrolase II produces MSALPIWDVTDLSLDPVEQAIRDIAAGRPVVVVDDEDRENEGDLVIAAEKATPEVVAFMMSECRGLICAPMENDELERLQLPQMVEHNTESMRTAFTVSVDAAPAHGVTTGISAADRATTLRMLASGEHEPGDFVRPGHIFPLRAKPGGVLARNGHTEAAVDLARLAGLRPAGAIVEIAGEDGVMLRLPELVPFARKHGLTIISIEDLIAYRRSAEPTVRREAEVQLPTAHGEFTAYGYRSTVDGVEHVALVHGEIGDGEDVLVRVHSECLTGDIFHSLRCDCGPQLQASMERITEAGRGVVVYLRGHEGRGIGLVSKLRAYELQERGRDTLDANLELGLPADARDYAAGAQILGDLGVRSLRLMTNNPDKISALTRHGLKVEGREAMPVQAGEHNLRYLRTKRDRMGHDLPWLDAETASTCGNQ; encoded by the coding sequence ATGAGTGCGCTGCCGATCTGGGACGTCACCGACCTGTCCCTCGACCCCGTCGAGCAGGCCATCCGCGACATCGCCGCGGGCCGCCCCGTCGTCGTCGTCGACGACGAGGACCGCGAGAACGAGGGCGACCTCGTCATCGCCGCCGAGAAGGCCACCCCCGAGGTCGTCGCCTTCATGATGAGCGAGTGCCGGGGCCTGATCTGCGCCCCCATGGAGAACGACGAGCTGGAGCGCCTCCAGCTCCCGCAGATGGTCGAGCACAACACCGAGTCGATGCGGACGGCGTTCACCGTCTCCGTCGACGCGGCCCCGGCCCACGGCGTCACCACCGGCATCTCCGCCGCCGACCGCGCCACCACGCTGCGGATGCTGGCGAGCGGCGAGCACGAGCCCGGCGACTTCGTCCGCCCCGGCCACATCTTCCCGCTGCGCGCCAAGCCCGGCGGCGTCCTGGCCCGCAACGGCCACACCGAGGCCGCCGTCGACCTCGCCCGCCTCGCGGGTCTGCGCCCGGCCGGCGCGATCGTCGAGATCGCCGGCGAGGACGGCGTGATGCTGCGCCTGCCCGAGCTGGTCCCCTTCGCCCGCAAGCACGGCCTCACGATCATCTCGATCGAGGACCTCATCGCCTATCGCCGCTCCGCCGAGCCGACGGTCCGCCGTGAGGCCGAGGTGCAGCTGCCGACCGCGCACGGCGAGTTCACCGCGTACGGCTACCGCTCCACCGTCGACGGCGTCGAGCACGTCGCCCTCGTCCACGGCGAGATCGGCGACGGCGAGGACGTCCTGGTCCGGGTCCACTCCGAGTGCCTGACCGGCGACATCTTCCACTCGCTGCGCTGCGACTGCGGCCCGCAGCTGCAGGCCTCCATGGAACGCATCACCGAGGCCGGCCGCGGAGTCGTCGTCTATCTGCGCGGCCACGAGGGACGCGGCATCGGCCTGGTGTCCAAGCTGCGGGCGTACGAGCTCCAGGAGCGCGGCCGCGACACCCTCGACGCCAACCTGGAGCTGGGCCTGCCCGCCGACGCGCGCGACTACGCGGCCGGCGCGCAGATCCTCGGCGACCTCGGGGTGCGCAGCCTGCGGCTGATGACCAACAACCCCGACAAGATCTCCGCCCTCACCCGGCACGGCCTGAAGGTCGAGGGCCGCGAGGCCATGCCGGTCCAGGCGGGCGAGCACAACCTCCGCTACCTGCGCACCAAGCGGGACCGGATGGGTCACGACCTGCCCTGGCTGGACGCGGAGACCGCGTCCACCTGCGGCAACCAGTAA
- the ribH gene encoding 6,7-dimethyl-8-ribityllumazine synthase, with the protein MSGKGAPVLSVKNCGDLRVAVVAAQWHEKIMDGLVDGALRALHELGIDEPTLLRVPGSFELPVVAKVLAGRGYDAVVALGVVIRGGTPHFEYVCQGVTHGLTQVSIDTGVPIGFGVLTVDNEEQALDRAGLEGSREDKGHEAVTAAVATATTLRTVSEPWR; encoded by the coding sequence ATGAGCGGCAAGGGCGCACCCGTCCTCAGCGTGAAGAACTGCGGCGACCTCCGGGTCGCGGTCGTCGCGGCGCAGTGGCACGAGAAGATCATGGACGGACTCGTCGACGGAGCCCTGCGGGCCCTGCACGAGCTCGGCATCGACGAGCCGACGCTGCTGCGCGTCCCCGGCAGCTTCGAGCTGCCCGTGGTGGCGAAGGTCCTCGCCGGTCGCGGCTACGATGCCGTCGTGGCCCTCGGCGTCGTCATCCGCGGCGGAACCCCGCACTTCGAGTACGTGTGCCAGGGCGTCACCCACGGCCTCACCCAGGTCTCGATCGACACCGGCGTACCCATCGGATTCGGCGTCCTGACCGTGGACAACGAGGAGCAGGCCCTCGACCGGGCCGGCCTCGAAGGCTCCCGTGAGGACAAGGGCCACGAGGCCGTCACCGCCGCCGTCGCCACCGCGACGACGCTGCGCACGGTCAGTGAACCCTGGCGCTAA
- a CDS encoding riboflavin synthase — protein MFTGIVEELGEVTAVEKLADASRFRLRGPLVTEGAKHGDSIAVNGVCLTVVEFGGGEFTADVMEETLKRSSLGALEVGSRVNLERPMAVGDRLGGHIVQGHVDGTGTILDRTPSENWEIVKVALPAHLSRYVVEKGSITVDGVSLTVVEAADDWFTISLIPTTLALTTLGIKQSGDPVNLEVDVIAKYVERLLGPNAKENVK, from the coding sequence GTGTTCACCGGAATCGTCGAAGAACTGGGCGAGGTCACCGCCGTCGAGAAGCTGGCCGATGCCTCCCGCTTCCGCCTGCGGGGACCCCTGGTCACGGAAGGCGCCAAGCACGGGGACTCCATTGCCGTGAACGGTGTCTGTCTCACGGTCGTCGAGTTCGGCGGCGGCGAGTTCACCGCCGACGTGATGGAGGAGACGCTCAAGCGCTCCTCGCTCGGCGCCCTCGAAGTCGGCTCCCGCGTCAACCTGGAGCGTCCGATGGCGGTCGGCGACCGCCTCGGCGGACACATCGTCCAGGGACACGTCGACGGCACCGGCACGATCCTCGACCGGACCCCGTCCGAGAACTGGGAGATCGTCAAGGTCGCCCTGCCTGCACACCTCTCGCGCTACGTCGTCGAGAAGGGCTCCATCACGGTCGACGGCGTCAGCCTCACCGTCGTCGAGGCCGCCGACGACTGGTTCACCATCAGCCTCATCCCCACCACCCTCGCGCTGACCACGCTCGGCATCAAGCAGAGCGGCGACCCGGTCAACCTCGAAGTGGACGTGATCGCCAAGTACGTCGAGCGGCTGCTCGGCCCGAACGCCAAGGAGAACGTCAAGTGA
- a CDS encoding chitinase C-terminal domain-containing protein, with amino-acid sequence MLSPTKTRASLLASGAAVAGLLISSLAGGVSHAADNESCRPDGLYKTPGVDVPYCSVYDTEGREKMGADHQRRVIGYFTGWRTGKNGEPAYLANNIPWDKITHINYAFGHIGSDNKLSVGTDGPNNAATGMTWPGVAGAEMDPAYAYKGHFNLLNKFKKQHPDVKTLISVGGWAETGGYFDDNGTRVNSGGFYSMATNADGSVNQAGIDTFADSAVSFIKKYGFNGVDIDYEYPTTMKDAGNPLDWQLANARRAGLVQGYAALMKTLREKLDRAGAADGKHYMLTVAAPSSGYLLRGMETFQMQKYLDYVNIMSYDLHGAWNEYVGPNASLFDDGKDAELAAAGVYGSQQYGGIGYLNTDWAYHYFRGSMPAGRINIGLPYYTRGHKNVQGGTDGLWGKASATTCPAGAGLTKCGDGAVGIDNLWHDKDTDGAESPAGSNPMWHAKNLEKGIVGDYVTQYGFPANTTLTGTYARKYDSTLVAPWLWNAQKKVFLSTEDEQSVAAKADYVVSKGIGGTMVWEMAGDYAWNAGKGQYEMGSTLTSLMYDKFKAATPYGAKKSNAALPTQAVNVGVEFTEFKLGDSNYPITPKIKITNNTAVALPGGTEFQFDYATAAPGNASDQSGFGTKVISSDHTGTNVGGLKGDFHRVSLKLPAWQSLAPGATVDLAFNYYLPVSTPSNWTVNISGTTYALAGDLARGTTVVEPGGSTPTPTPTPTPTGPTPTPTGPTPTPTGGTCTAPAYVAGTVYNAGNEVSHKGHKWKAQWWTQNEEPGTTGEWGVWKDLGTC; translated from the coding sequence GTGTTGTCCCCCACGAAGACGAGAGCCTCGCTGCTCGCGTCCGGCGCGGCAGTCGCCGGGCTGCTGATCAGCTCCCTGGCGGGCGGTGTCTCGCATGCCGCCGACAACGAGAGCTGTCGCCCGGACGGGCTGTACAAGACCCCCGGCGTCGACGTCCCGTACTGCTCGGTCTACGACACCGAGGGCCGCGAGAAGATGGGCGCGGACCACCAGCGCCGGGTCATCGGCTACTTCACCGGCTGGCGCACCGGCAAGAACGGCGAGCCCGCCTATCTCGCCAACAACATCCCGTGGGACAAGATCACCCACATCAACTACGCCTTCGGACACATCGGTTCCGACAACAAGCTGTCCGTCGGCACGGACGGCCCGAACAACGCGGCCACCGGGATGACCTGGCCCGGTGTCGCCGGCGCGGAGATGGACCCGGCGTACGCCTACAAGGGCCACTTCAACCTGCTCAACAAGTTCAAGAAGCAGCACCCGGACGTCAAGACGCTGATCTCGGTCGGCGGCTGGGCCGAGACCGGCGGCTACTTCGACGACAACGGAACCCGCGTGAACTCCGGCGGCTTCTACTCGATGGCCACCAACGCCGACGGTTCGGTCAACCAGGCCGGGATCGACACGTTCGCGGACTCAGCCGTCTCCTTCATCAAGAAGTACGGCTTCAACGGCGTCGACATCGACTACGAGTACCCGACGACGATGAAGGACGCCGGAAACCCGCTCGACTGGCAGCTCGCCAACGCGCGCCGCGCGGGCCTCGTCCAGGGCTACGCGGCCCTGATGAAGACGCTGCGCGAGAAGCTCGACCGGGCCGGTGCAGCCGACGGCAAGCACTACATGCTGACGGTCGCCGCGCCCTCCTCCGGCTATCTGCTGCGCGGCATGGAGACCTTCCAGATGCAGAAGTATCTGGACTACGTCAACATCATGTCCTACGACCTGCACGGCGCCTGGAACGAGTACGTCGGTCCCAACGCCTCGCTCTTCGACGACGGCAAGGACGCCGAGCTCGCGGCCGCCGGGGTCTACGGCTCCCAGCAGTACGGCGGCATCGGCTACCTCAACACCGACTGGGCGTACCACTACTTCCGCGGCTCCATGCCCGCCGGCCGGATCAACATCGGCCTGCCGTACTACACCCGCGGCCACAAGAACGTGCAGGGCGGCACCGACGGCCTGTGGGGCAAGGCATCCGCGACCACCTGCCCGGCCGGCGCGGGACTGACCAAGTGCGGTGACGGCGCCGTCGGCATCGACAACCTCTGGCACGACAAGGACACCGACGGCGCCGAGTCCCCGGCCGGCTCCAACCCGATGTGGCACGCCAAGAACCTGGAGAAGGGGATCGTCGGCGACTACGTCACGCAGTACGGCTTCCCGGCGAACACCACGCTGACCGGAACCTACGCCCGCAAGTACGACTCGACCCTGGTCGCGCCGTGGCTGTGGAACGCGCAGAAGAAGGTCTTCCTCTCCACCGAGGACGAGCAGTCGGTGGCCGCCAAGGCCGACTACGTGGTCAGCAAGGGCATCGGCGGCACGATGGTCTGGGAGATGGCCGGCGACTACGCCTGGAACGCGGGCAAGGGCCAGTACGAGATGGGCTCCACGCTCACCTCGCTGATGTACGACAAGTTCAAGGCGGCCACCCCGTACGGCGCGAAGAAGTCGAACGCCGCGCTGCCGACCCAGGCCGTGAACGTGGGCGTGGAGTTCACCGAGTTCAAGCTGGGCGACTCCAACTACCCGATCACCCCGAAGATCAAGATCACCAACAACACGGCCGTCGCGCTGCCGGGCGGCACGGAGTTCCAGTTCGACTACGCGACCGCGGCGCCGGGCAATGCCTCCGACCAGTCCGGATTCGGTACGAAGGTGATCAGCAGCGACCACACGGGCACCAACGTGGGCGGCCTGAAGGGCGACTTCCACCGGGTGTCGCTGAAGCTTCCGGCCTGGCAGTCGCTGGCCCCGGGTGCGACGGTGGACCTGGCGTTCAACTACTACCTGCCGGTGTCCACGCCGTCGAACTGGACGGTGAACATCAGCGGCACGACGTACGCGCTCGCCGGTGACCTGGCGCGCGGTACGACGGTGGTGGAGCCGGGCGGCTCGACGCCGACGCCGACCCCGACGCCCACGCCGACCGGTCCGACGCCGACCCCGACGGGTCCGACCCCGACGCCGACCGGTGGCACCTGCACCGCCCCGGCGTACGTGGCCGGCACGGTGTACAACGCGGGCAACGAGGTCTCCCACAAGGGCCACAAGTGGAAGGCCCAGTGGTGGACCCAGAACGAGGAGCCGGGCACGACCGGCGAGTGGGGCGTCTGGAAGGACCTCGGCACCTGCTGA
- a CDS encoding hemolysin family protein produces the protein MIIPLLLLAAAFLLILANGFFVAAEFGLVTVERPDAERAAAAGDRRAHTVVKALGELSFQLSGTQLGITITSLVVGMLAQPALAQLLDGPLTATGLPEGAVSGVAVVIGMLLASAVQMVIGELVPKNWAVSRPLQVARFVAGPQHLFSSAFRPVIALLNRVANRLVRLLGVEPTEELDSVRTPGELVSLARHSARAGALEQDTADLFVRTLSLGGLTTEQVMTPRVRMSALQSDATAADVLNLTRATGLSRFPVYRERIDEIVGMVHLKDALAVPLHERLRTPVGRIAVPPLLVPETLPAQALLERLRREQPIAVVVDEYGGTAGVVTLEDIVEELVGEVRDEHDTAVDERPELAAVAAEDGRPTWEADGSCRVHTLHRIGLDVPDGPYETVAGLVADLLGRIPAPGDRAELPGWRLSVRQVDRYRAERVRIVRTAELPLVPEAVR, from the coding sequence ATGATCATCCCCCTTCTGCTGCTCGCCGCAGCCTTCCTCCTGATCCTCGCCAACGGCTTCTTCGTGGCAGCCGAGTTCGGCCTCGTCACCGTGGAACGCCCCGACGCCGAACGGGCCGCGGCCGCCGGTGACCGGCGCGCCCACACCGTCGTCAAGGCCCTCGGCGAGCTGTCCTTCCAGCTCTCCGGCACCCAGCTCGGCATCACGATCACCTCGCTCGTCGTCGGAATGCTCGCCCAGCCCGCCCTCGCCCAACTCCTCGACGGGCCCCTCACCGCGACCGGACTGCCCGAGGGCGCCGTCTCCGGTGTCGCCGTGGTGATCGGCATGCTGCTCGCCTCAGCCGTCCAGATGGTGATCGGCGAACTCGTCCCCAAGAACTGGGCGGTCTCCCGCCCGCTCCAGGTGGCGCGGTTCGTGGCCGGCCCCCAGCACCTCTTCTCGTCCGCCTTCCGACCGGTGATCGCCCTGCTGAACAGGGTCGCCAACCGGCTGGTCCGGCTCCTGGGCGTCGAGCCCACCGAGGAGCTGGACTCGGTCCGTACCCCCGGCGAGCTGGTCTCGCTGGCCCGGCACTCGGCCCGGGCGGGCGCGCTGGAACAGGACACCGCCGATCTCTTCGTACGGACCCTGTCCCTGGGCGGGCTCACGACCGAGCAGGTCATGACACCGCGGGTGCGGATGAGCGCGCTCCAGTCGGACGCCACCGCGGCCGACGTCCTCAACCTCACCCGGGCCACCGGGCTCTCCCGCTTCCCCGTCTACCGCGAGCGCATCGACGAGATCGTCGGCATGGTCCACCTCAAGGACGCGCTCGCCGTGCCGCTGCACGAGCGGCTGCGCACGCCGGTCGGCCGCATCGCCGTCCCGCCGCTGCTCGTCCCCGAGACCCTCCCGGCCCAGGCGCTCCTGGAGCGACTGCGCCGGGAGCAGCCGATCGCCGTGGTCGTCGACGAGTACGGCGGCACGGCCGGGGTCGTCACCCTGGAGGACATCGTGGAGGAGCTCGTCGGCGAGGTCCGCGACGAGCACGACACCGCGGTCGACGAGCGGCCCGAGCTGGCCGCCGTGGCCGCCGAGGACGGCCGGCCCACCTGGGAGGCCGACGGTTCCTGCCGGGTCCACACCCTGCACCGGATAGGCCTCGATGTGCCCGACGGACCGTACGAGACGGTCGCCGGGCTCGTCGCCGATCTCCTCGGACGCATCCCGGCCCCCGGGGACCGGGCCGAACTCCCGGGCTGGCGTCTGTCGGTGCGGCAGGTGGACCGCTACCGCGCCGAGCGGGTACGGATCGTCAGGACCGCCGAACTGCCGCTGGTGCCGGAGGCCGTCCGATGA